CGCCAACGCCCTGGGAGCGCGCCAATGCGAAACGATCAGTTACCGGACATCCGGCGATGTCAACGGCGATCTGGAGCATGTGGTCGGTTACGCAGGCGCCGTGATTCGCTGACAGATTTCCCCCTTTTGCCTGTTCGGTAGCCGCTGCCTCTGCGTTTGTTCTGAAATTTCAATCCCTTCCAAATTTTTTTAAAACGGTGTAACATATTAGGATTGGGTAATTTATGCCAAGTTAACGGAGAATTCCTTATGGCGTTGGGAGAAAAATTACGTTTGGGAGATGTGCTTGTAAAAGCGGGCGTTATCACTTCCGAGCAGTTGGGCAAGGCGCTGGCCGCGCAGAAGCAATACGGCATTCCTTTAGGGCGGGTGTTGATCAAGTCCAAATTGCTGACCGAAGAAAAGCTGGCGGTGAGTCTGTCTGAGCAGTTGAACATCCCTTTCATTGATTTGCAGGACATCACCATCGAGCAGGATGCAGTGAGTCTGATCAACGAGAATCTGGCGCGTTTGCACAAGTTGATTCCCATTTCTCTGAAGGGCGGGCTGTTGAAGATTGCGATGGTCGACCCTCTGAATATTTTCGCGATTGACGAGGTGACGATTAAATCGGGCAAGGATATCGACATCAATATCGCCACCGAAACCGATATCAACCGGGCCATTCAAGAGGAATACGGCGTCGCCGCATCGATTCAGGCGGCGGTGAAAAGTTTGGGCAATCTGGAAGATAAGAAGGAAGAAGAAAAATCCCTGCTCGGCGATAATGCGGTGGCGACGAAGGAACTGGAGGTGGATTCTCCGGTCGCAAAACTGGTGAAGGTGATCCTGTCTCAGGCCTTGGATGACGGGGCGAGCGATATTCACATTGAACCGGGAGAAGATTCCACCAAAATCAGGTATCGCATTGACGGCGTTTTGTTCGAAGCCAGCAGTCCTCCTAAAACGCTGGAGTCGGCGCTGATTTCGCGCATCAAGGTTTTGGCGAACATGGACATCGCCGAGACCCGGTCGCCTCAGGACGGCGGTTTTGGCGTTGATCTGGGCAAGCCCATCGAGCTTCGCGTGTCCACCTGCCCGACCGTGTACGGCGAAAACATGGTGCTTCGAATTCTGGACAAGAGCAACCTCCGGGTCGATCTTTCGCAGTCGGGTTTGATTGGCGACAATCTGACGAAAGTCAACGATCTGCTGGCGAAACCCTACGGCGTTATTCTTGTCACCGGCCCGACGGGTAGCGGTAAAACCACGACCCTTTACGGCGCCTTGCAAAAGCTGAACACTCCCGAAAAAAATATCAAAACCATTGAAGACCCCGTGGAATACCGCCTGACCGGAATACGACAGACCCAGGTCAATCCGAAGGCGCATATCACCTTTGCCACCGGTTTGCGTTCACTCATGCGTCAGGACCCCGACATCATCATGGTCGGTGAAATCCGTGACCCGGAAACGGCGGAGATTGCGATACAGGCCGCGCTCACCGGTCATCTGGTTCTCAGCACCCTGCATACGAACGACGCGCCGGGCGCGATCTCTCGTCTGGCGGATCTGGGCGCGGAGCCTTTTCTGCTGTCCTCTTCAATTATCGGCGTCATTGCGCAACGATTGATTCGCACCATTTGCCAGAACTGCAAGGAGCCGCGCCCTGCGACGGACGAGGAATTGAAAGTTTTGTTTCCAAACGGCGACGCCAAACCGGTCACCTTGATGGAAGGCGCAGGTTGCAAGGCCTGCAAGCGAAGCGGGTACAGCGGGCGTCTGGGAGTTTTCGAGGTCCTGGTCGTGTCCGATGAAATTCGGGCGATGATTCTCAAGGGAGCGTCTCCGATGGAAATCAGGGGCATGGCGAAGGAAATCCAGAACATGTCAACCTTGCGCGGAGACGGCATCGCAAAAGTGTTGATGGGCTTGACCACCGTGAAAGAGCTGAACCGAGTCACGTTTGCCGATTGATTCATGTGGCTTGAACTGGTCCGCCTGAGAGCGGGCGTTTGTTTCCCCGGATTGAAATGAAATCAGGAGTATTCGATCGCTTTGTTTATTACCTGTTTCGCAAACGGCTGACCGCCAGCCTGTTCATCATCATTCCTGTCGTTGTTGGCCTCACCGCATTCAGTTCCGGATTCATCGCCCTCATACTCACCGAACAGTTCTTGAGCAAAGCGTCGCTCACGTTCACGCTCTTTCAGAAAAAGCAGGCCGCCGAGTTATTGCTCGGCATCAAGCTGGAGATTCTGGTTTTCACCGTTCTGGGTTGCGCCGCAGGCGTCGGCATTGCGGTGGCGATCTTGCAACCGCTCAAGCGCATCATGCTAAGCGCGCGTCAGATTGCAGAGGGAGATTTCAACTCCATGCTCGACCCGGAGAGGCTCAATGAGTTGT
This window of the Candidatus Nitrohelix vancouverensis genome carries:
- the cpaF gene encoding Flp pilus assembly complex ATPase component encodes the protein MALGEKLRLGDVLVKAGVITSEQLGKALAAQKQYGIPLGRVLIKSKLLTEEKLAVSLSEQLNIPFIDLQDITIEQDAVSLINENLARLHKLIPISLKGGLLKIAMVDPLNIFAIDEVTIKSGKDIDINIATETDINRAIQEEYGVAASIQAAVKSLGNLEDKKEEEKSLLGDNAVATKELEVDSPVAKLVKVILSQALDDGASDIHIEPGEDSTKIRYRIDGVLFEASSPPKTLESALISRIKVLANMDIAETRSPQDGGFGVDLGKPIELRVSTCPTVYGENMVLRILDKSNLRVDLSQSGLIGDNLTKVNDLLAKPYGVILVTGPTGSGKTTTLYGALQKLNTPEKNIKTIEDPVEYRLTGIRQTQVNPKAHITFATGLRSLMRQDPDIIMVGEIRDPETAEIAIQAALTGHLVLSTLHTNDAPGAISRLADLGAEPFLLSSSIIGVIAQRLIRTICQNCKEPRPATDEELKVLFPNGDAKPVTLMEGAGCKACKRSGYSGRLGVFEVLVVSDEIRAMILKGASPMEIRGMAKEIQNMSTLRGDGIAKVLMGLTTVKELNRVTFAD